In Sporichthya polymorpha DSM 43042, a genomic segment contains:
- a CDS encoding sensor histidine kinase, with the protein MRQNGLPPEKSPAPEPGHRRHRRAAGQIVQRTWGRLTLRVRVAAFISLVVGLTVAITSLAVWLTARVQYYDNFDDTLVGRARALLQTPAADPTQVVRFPEGTFAAAGTRLAIVYADGTPFSSKGPDDQPPVGQPEIAVALGASDFSLRTARTIDGEQFRVVAIPSERGSEPRTAFVLAQTTKDIDRTLRSLATALLVIGGVGIGLAAYAGVYVARQGLRPVSQLTEAAEHVARTGDLRRIEIHGNDELARLGTSFNEMLTAVERSRELQRRLVGDAGHELRTPLTSLRTNLDLLAQAEGRAGLSDQDRSELLDDVRAQVEELTGLVGDLVELSRDDVDRFEGRELDMAEILGTAVERARRRAPTVDFDVTLRPWTVFGDARALERAVLNLLDNAGKWSPPGGTVTVRLTDGVITVADQGPGIAEGDLPFIFDRFYRAEESRNMPGSGLGLAIVRQAAERHGGSVTADKAPGGGALLTLRLPHSSSVTHTEL; encoded by the coding sequence ATGCGTCAGAACGGCCTCCCGCCGGAGAAATCGCCGGCTCCGGAGCCGGGTCACCGCCGCCACCGCCGGGCCGCGGGGCAGATCGTCCAGCGGACGTGGGGCCGGCTGACCCTCCGGGTCCGCGTCGCCGCGTTCATCTCACTCGTCGTCGGCCTCACGGTCGCCATCACCTCGCTCGCGGTGTGGCTCACCGCGCGCGTGCAGTACTACGACAACTTCGACGACACGCTCGTCGGCCGCGCGCGAGCACTGCTGCAGACGCCGGCCGCGGACCCCACGCAGGTCGTCCGCTTCCCCGAGGGCACGTTCGCCGCCGCCGGCACCCGGCTCGCGATCGTCTACGCCGACGGGACGCCGTTCTCCTCCAAGGGCCCCGACGACCAGCCGCCGGTCGGCCAGCCCGAGATCGCGGTCGCGCTCGGGGCGTCGGACTTCTCCCTGCGGACCGCACGGACGATCGACGGCGAGCAGTTCCGCGTCGTCGCGATCCCGTCGGAACGGGGCTCGGAGCCGCGGACCGCCTTCGTCCTCGCCCAGACCACCAAGGACATCGACCGCACGCTGCGCTCGCTCGCCACCGCCCTGCTCGTCATCGGCGGCGTCGGGATCGGGCTCGCGGCCTACGCCGGGGTCTACGTCGCCCGGCAGGGCCTGCGCCCGGTCAGCCAGCTCACCGAGGCCGCCGAGCACGTCGCGCGGACCGGCGACCTGCGCCGGATCGAGATCCACGGCAACGACGAACTCGCCCGGCTCGGCACGAGCTTCAACGAGATGCTCACCGCCGTCGAGCGGTCCCGGGAGCTGCAGCGCCGCCTCGTCGGGGACGCCGGCCACGAACTGCGGACACCGCTGACCAGCCTGCGCACCAACCTCGACCTGCTGGCCCAGGCCGAGGGCCGGGCGGGGCTCTCCGACCAGGACCGGTCCGAACTGCTCGACGACGTCCGCGCCCAGGTCGAGGAGCTCACCGGCCTGGTCGGCGACCTCGTCGAGCTCTCGCGGGACGACGTCGACCGGTTCGAGGGCCGCGAGCTCGACATGGCCGAGATCCTCGGCACCGCCGTCGAGCGCGCACGCCGACGGGCCCCGACCGTCGACTTCGACGTCACACTCCGGCCCTGGACGGTCTTCGGCGACGCCCGCGCGCTCGAACGGGCCGTGCTGAACCTGCTGGACAACGCGGGCAAATGGAGCCCGCCGGGCGGGACCGTCACCGTCCGGTTGACGGATGGTGTGATCACCGTCGCCGACCAGGGTCCGGGCATCGCCGAGGGGGATCTGCCGTTCATCTTCGACCGCTTCTACCGGGCCGAGGAGTCGCGCAACATGCCCGGCTCCGGGCTCGGGCTCGCGATCGTGCGCCAGGCGGCCGAGCGCCACGGAGGGTCGGTGACCGCGGATAAGGCCCCCGGGGGCGGGGCACTACTGACATTACGGCTGCCACACTCTTCCTCGGTGACGCACACGGAGCTTTAA
- a CDS encoding S1C family serine protease, whose product MSDERGGTFPPNNPPSEDSWASGAVYGQSSYGTDDSAAGPYGTQPVYGAYTPPASTPPPSSWDYGYSPPAADPAPAAGSGWPTQPPVYTPAPEPRRNYGALAAIAVVAALIGGAVGGTIASSDDGPSPAISSLSTNANGEVKPVAAAPQGTIEQVAAKVLPSVVSIDVFQGAGLGSGSGVVISSDGLILTNNHVAGQGQLSVVFSDGRSVRARLVKADPSTDLAVIKAEGVTDAVPITFGSSGDLRVGQEVVAIGAPLGLAGTVTTGIVSALNRPVIPQEGQGGDDSVIDGIQTDAPINPGNSGGALVDLNGNLIGITSAIASLGSAFGGQSGSIGLGFAIPIDQAKIIAEQLAKGQTVKHALLGVQVTSSTNATQRGALIRAVTPGGAAEKAGLRSGDVVTRMDSRVISDEAALVAGVRSQQPGTKVKLTYVRDGETRTADVTLGSD is encoded by the coding sequence GTGAGCGACGAACGCGGGGGGACCTTTCCGCCGAACAACCCACCCAGCGAGGACTCCTGGGCCTCGGGCGCGGTCTACGGGCAGTCCAGCTACGGGACCGACGACAGCGCCGCGGGCCCCTACGGCACCCAGCCCGTGTACGGCGCGTACACGCCCCCGGCGTCCACGCCGCCCCCGTCGTCGTGGGACTACGGCTACTCCCCGCCGGCGGCCGACCCGGCCCCGGCGGCGGGCAGCGGCTGGCCCACCCAGCCGCCCGTCTACACGCCGGCCCCCGAGCCGCGGCGCAACTACGGGGCGCTGGCCGCGATCGCGGTCGTCGCGGCGCTGATCGGCGGTGCCGTCGGCGGCACGATCGCCTCCAGCGACGACGGCCCCAGCCCGGCGATCAGCTCCCTGAGCACCAACGCGAACGGCGAGGTCAAGCCGGTCGCCGCCGCGCCTCAGGGCACGATCGAGCAGGTCGCGGCGAAGGTGCTGCCCAGCGTCGTCTCGATCGACGTCTTCCAGGGCGCCGGCCTCGGCTCCGGCAGCGGCGTCGTCATCAGCTCCGACGGCCTGATCCTGACCAACAACCACGTCGCCGGCCAGGGTCAGCTCTCGGTCGTGTTCTCCGACGGCCGCTCCGTGCGCGCGCGCCTGGTCAAGGCCGACCCGAGCACCGACCTCGCCGTCATCAAGGCCGAGGGCGTCACCGACGCGGTGCCGATCACGTTCGGCAGCTCCGGTGATCTGCGGGTGGGTCAGGAGGTCGTGGCGATCGGCGCCCCGCTCGGTCTGGCCGGCACGGTCACGACCGGCATCGTCAGCGCGCTGAACCGGCCGGTCATCCCCCAGGAGGGCCAGGGCGGCGACGACAGCGTCATCGACGGCATCCAGACCGACGCCCCGATCAACCCGGGCAACTCCGGCGGCGCGCTGGTCGACCTCAACGGCAACCTGATCGGCATCACGTCGGCGATCGCCTCGCTCGGCAGCGCGTTCGGTGGACAGTCCGGCTCGATCGGTCTCGGCTTCGCGATCCCGATCGACCAGGCCAAGATCATCGCCGAGCAGCTGGCGAAGGGTCAGACCGTCAAGCACGCGCTGCTCGGCGTCCAGGTCACCAGTTCGACCAACGCGACCCAGCGCGGCGCGCTGATCCGCGCGGTCACCCCCGGCGGGGCGGCCGAGAAGGCCGGCCTGCGCAGCGGCGACGTCGTCACCCGCATGGACAGCCGCGTCATCTCCGACGAGGCCGCCCTCGTCGCGGGCGTCCGGTCCCAGCAGCCGGGCACCAAGGTCAAGCTGACCTACGTCCGGGACGGGGAGACCCGCACGGCCGACGTCACGCTCGGAAGTGACTGA
- a CDS encoding DNA polymerase IV has protein sequence MTPVRTEPSVLHLDLDAFFAAVEQRDKPSLRGKPVVVGGIGPRGVVATASYEARAFGIGSAMPTAQARALCPNAAFLGGRFDAYRAVSEIVMGLLRDLSPAVEPLSLDEAFADLAVTGSGWDVERVRTVAADLRAAVHDATGLTASVGAGTSKLLAKIASDLDKPDGLVVVEPGTELDLLHPMPVRKLWTVGPATAERLRRAGVHTVADLAAVDESELVGLLGQAHGKLLARLSRGEDDRPVSPHRESKSVSVEDTFERDVVERALLTETCDRMAATVSRRLRAASLSGRTVTVKIRRHDFQSHTRSTTLPGPTDDARTISATARRLLAEIDTSDGIRLLGVGVSGLVDWAQEDLFAEDAEDEAPEPTPEPAGPTVRRWTPGQDVRHAVHGDGWVQGSGVGRVTVRFETRWTPPGRVRTFAIDDPDLTERPAVLPGGGTPGAG, from the coding sequence ATGACGCCCGTGCGCACCGAACCGTCCGTCCTCCACCTGGACCTGGACGCTTTCTTCGCGGCGGTCGAGCAGCGGGACAAGCCCTCGCTGCGGGGCAAGCCCGTCGTGGTCGGCGGCATCGGCCCCCGCGGGGTGGTGGCGACCGCGTCCTACGAGGCGCGGGCGTTCGGGATCGGGTCGGCGATGCCGACGGCCCAGGCCCGCGCGCTCTGCCCCAACGCTGCCTTCCTCGGCGGCCGGTTCGATGCGTACCGCGCGGTCAGCGAGATCGTCATGGGCCTGCTGCGCGACCTCTCCCCCGCCGTCGAGCCGCTCTCGCTCGACGAGGCGTTCGCCGACCTCGCCGTGACCGGCTCCGGCTGGGACGTCGAACGGGTCCGGACCGTCGCTGCGGACCTCAGGGCTGCCGTCCACGACGCCACGGGCCTGACCGCCTCCGTCGGGGCCGGCACGTCGAAGCTGCTCGCCAAGATCGCCTCCGACCTCGACAAGCCCGACGGGCTCGTCGTCGTCGAACCCGGCACCGAGCTGGACCTGCTGCACCCGATGCCGGTCCGCAAGCTCTGGACGGTCGGCCCCGCGACCGCCGAACGCCTGCGCCGGGCGGGGGTGCACACGGTCGCGGACCTCGCCGCGGTCGACGAGTCCGAGCTCGTCGGGCTGCTCGGACAGGCGCACGGCAAGCTGCTCGCCCGCCTCAGCCGCGGCGAGGACGACCGTCCGGTCTCCCCGCACCGGGAGTCGAAGTCGGTCAGCGTCGAGGACACCTTCGAACGCGACGTCGTCGAGCGCGCCCTGCTGACCGAGACCTGCGACCGGATGGCCGCGACGGTCTCGCGCCGCCTGCGCGCCGCGTCCCTGTCCGGACGGACCGTCACGGTGAAGATCCGCCGCCACGACTTCCAGTCCCACACCCGCTCGACGACCCTGCCCGGCCCGACCGACGACGCCCGCACGATCTCCGCGACCGCGCGCCGGCTCCTGGCCGAGATCGACACCTCCGACGGCATCCGGCTGCTCGGGGTCGGGGTCTCCGGACTGGTCGACTGGGCCCAGGAGGACCTGTTCGCCGAGGACGCCGAGGACGAGGCGCCCGAGCCCACCCCCGAGCCCGCGGGGCCGACGGTCCGGCGCTGGACGCCGGGTCAGGACGTCCGCCACGCCGTCCACGGCGACGGGTGGGTGCAGGGCAGCGGGGTCGGCCGGGTGACGGTCCGGTTCGAGACCCGCTGGACCCCGCCGGGCCGGGTCCGGACGTTCGCGATCGACGACCCGGACCTCACCGAACGCCCCGCGGTGCTGCCGGGAGGCGGTACCCCTGGGGCAGGATGA
- a CDS encoding response regulator transcription factor translates to MRILVVDDDRSVRESLRRSLTFNGYDVDVAADGEEALTQVATSRPDALVLDVMMPRMGGLDACRQLRAGGDDVPILVLTARDSVEDRVAGLDAGADDYLPKPFALEELLARLRALLRRSATATEGAATNAPLVFSDLSLNAITREVRRGEHHVRLTRTEFALLELFMRHPREVLSRERILEEVWGFDFPTTANSLEVYVGYLRRKTEAEGGSRLVHTVRGVGYVLRESPP, encoded by the coding sequence ATGCGCATCCTTGTGGTCGACGACGACCGGTCCGTGCGGGAGTCGCTGCGTCGGTCGTTGACCTTCAACGGGTACGACGTCGACGTCGCGGCGGACGGTGAGGAGGCCCTCACCCAGGTCGCGACGAGCCGGCCGGACGCCCTCGTGCTCGACGTGATGATGCCCCGCATGGGTGGGCTGGACGCGTGCCGCCAGCTCCGCGCGGGCGGCGACGACGTCCCGATCCTCGTGCTCACCGCACGGGACTCGGTCGAGGACCGGGTCGCGGGGCTCGACGCGGGCGCCGACGACTACCTGCCGAAGCCGTTCGCCCTCGAGGAGCTGCTGGCCCGGCTGCGCGCCCTGCTCCGCCGCAGCGCGACCGCGACCGAGGGCGCCGCGACCAACGCGCCGCTCGTGTTCTCCGACCTCTCCCTGAACGCGATCACCCGGGAGGTCCGCCGCGGCGAGCACCACGTCCGGCTGACCCGCACCGAGTTCGCCCTGCTCGAACTGTTCATGCGTCACCCCCGCGAGGTCCTCAGCCGCGAGCGGATCCTCGAGGAGGTCTGGGGGTTCGACTTCCCGACGACCGCCAACTCGCTCGAGGTCTACGTCGGCTACCTGCGCCGCAAGACCGAGGCCGAGGGCGGGTCCCGCCTGGTCCACACGGTGCGCGGCGTCGGATACGTGCTGCGCGAGTCTCCCCCCTGA
- a CDS encoding TetR/AcrR family transcriptional regulator: MAPPVHSATRTYDSRRRREAAAATRLDVVAAATRLFTERGWARTSVRDVAKEARVSVETVYSAVGSKAEILRAALDVSVVGDNEPVPLADRPEFRALAAGSPRERAEAVAGLLAGMFPRTAPLFRALEHGAAADPALAEMYAWALGSQRESARQALALVLDREPSDLEADGVHALFSNIVFLQLTEYAGWSLETYRTWVTESVLRLFDLDHTPRPGDS; the protein is encoded by the coding sequence GTGGCCCCTCCCGTCCACTCCGCGACCCGCACCTACGACTCCCGCCGTCGGCGGGAGGCGGCGGCCGCGACCCGCCTCGACGTGGTGGCCGCCGCGACGCGGCTGTTCACCGAGCGGGGGTGGGCGCGCACCTCGGTCCGGGACGTCGCCAAGGAGGCGCGGGTCTCGGTCGAGACCGTGTACTCCGCGGTCGGGTCGAAGGCCGAGATCCTGCGGGCGGCGCTGGACGTCAGCGTCGTCGGCGACAACGAGCCGGTGCCGCTGGCGGACCGTCCCGAGTTCCGGGCGCTCGCCGCCGGGAGCCCACGGGAGCGGGCCGAGGCGGTCGCCGGGTTGCTGGCCGGGATGTTCCCTCGCACGGCGCCGCTCTTCCGCGCCCTGGAGCACGGCGCCGCGGCCGACCCCGCCCTGGCCGAGATGTACGCCTGGGCGCTCGGCAGTCAGCGCGAGTCCGCGCGGCAGGCCCTGGCCCTCGTCCTCGATCGCGAGCCCAGCGACCTCGAGGCCGACGGCGTGCACGCCCTGTTCAGCAACATCGTGTTCCTCCAGCTGACCGAGTACGCCGGCTGGAGCCTGGAGACCTACCGGACCTGGGTGACCGAGAGCGTTCTCCGCCTCTTCGACCTCGACCACACCCCGCGACCTGGAGATTCCTGA
- a CDS encoding penicillin-binding transpeptidase domain-containing protein translates to MPASTTRSVRSAAATLAAALLISGCGVFGGGGEGAGPGGSGPRGAGESFLADWAAGKYPEAGRRTTEPTAASGALTDMQDTLRLGKREFDAGGLSGDCDSANGCRLDFDAAVELGGLGEWRYESSLQIVSVQTSAGESEWKVRWAPSILHPRMTEQTAFSRLRALPPRAPILDRNNTPLVRQEPVVRIGVRAGSVPDGAIEDIAEITNVNVDGLRIRTAQAEEGDLVEAVVLREPQFNALRSEIEAVDGAVIVRDTLTLAPTRQFAREVLGTVGNATPNALANAGPTASDEDSLGLFGLQALYQKQLAGRASGRIDLVDIDTGEPVETLIEFVGVPGSPVHTTLDTRIQTAAEQAVALTDENSSLVAIDTTTGHVLAVASGPPDKAGEDRALNGQYAPGTAFKMVGALALLQSGLTLRDPIGCPASVTIEGKKFENYDGLGNRGQLSLEQNFAQSCNTSFARRIADLDTDALADAAEAFGVGGNWDLLVNTFSGDVPPARDRLDLANAAIGQGRVLMSPLAMAVVAAAIADGTPRYPRLVLDDRPPRTSPPANPAIVPQPGTVPSTEPPVPPSPSPTPEFVPAEDDRPTLPPLPYASELRELLQVGASHGTAKPAHVRPTVGATTGTALYGSDTEPGRHAWLVGYNGNIAFAVIVERGTSGAATAGPLARAFLNAIL, encoded by the coding sequence ATGCCTGCTTCTACGACCCGGTCGGTCCGCAGCGCCGCCGCCACCCTGGCGGCGGCGTTGCTGATCAGTGGCTGCGGTGTGTTCGGGGGCGGCGGAGAAGGCGCCGGCCCGGGCGGCAGCGGCCCCCGCGGGGCCGGCGAGAGCTTCCTCGCCGACTGGGCCGCCGGCAAGTACCCCGAGGCGGGCAGGCGGACGACGGAGCCGACCGCCGCCTCCGGCGCCCTGACCGACATGCAGGACACGCTGCGCCTCGGCAAGCGCGAGTTCGACGCCGGCGGCCTCTCGGGCGACTGCGACAGCGCCAACGGGTGCCGGCTCGACTTCGACGCCGCCGTCGAACTCGGCGGCCTCGGCGAGTGGCGCTACGAGTCCTCGCTCCAGATCGTGAGCGTGCAGACCTCCGCGGGCGAGAGCGAGTGGAAGGTCCGCTGGGCGCCGAGCATCCTGCACCCCCGGATGACCGAGCAGACGGCCTTCAGCCGCCTGCGTGCCCTGCCGCCCCGGGCGCCGATCCTGGACCGCAACAACACTCCCCTGGTCCGTCAGGAGCCGGTCGTGCGCATCGGCGTGCGGGCGGGTTCGGTGCCCGACGGCGCGATCGAGGACATCGCCGAGATCACCAACGTCAACGTCGACGGGTTGCGGATCCGTACGGCCCAGGCCGAGGAGGGCGACCTCGTCGAGGCGGTCGTGCTGCGCGAGCCGCAGTTCAACGCGCTCCGCTCCGAGATCGAGGCGGTCGACGGCGCGGTCATCGTCCGCGACACCCTCACGCTCGCTCCGACGCGGCAGTTCGCGCGCGAGGTCCTCGGCACCGTCGGCAACGCGACGCCGAACGCCCTCGCGAACGCCGGCCCGACCGCGAGCGACGAGGACTCGCTCGGCCTGTTCGGCCTGCAGGCGCTGTACCAGAAGCAACTCGCCGGCCGGGCGAGCGGACGCATCGACCTCGTCGACATCGACACCGGCGAGCCGGTCGAGACGCTCATCGAGTTCGTCGGCGTGCCCGGCAGCCCGGTGCACACGACGTTGGACACACGGATCCAGACCGCGGCCGAACAGGCCGTCGCCCTGACCGATGAGAACTCCTCGCTGGTCGCGATCGACACGACGACCGGCCACGTCCTCGCCGTCGCGAGCGGCCCGCCCGACAAGGCCGGGGAGGACCGTGCGCTGAACGGCCAGTACGCGCCCGGCACCGCGTTCAAGATGGTCGGCGCGCTCGCCCTGCTGCAGAGCGGGCTGACGCTGCGCGACCCGATCGGCTGCCCCGCGTCGGTGACGATCGAGGGCAAGAAGTTCGAGAACTACGACGGTCTCGGCAATCGCGGGCAGCTCTCGCTGGAGCAGAACTTCGCGCAGTCCTGCAACACGTCCTTCGCCCGGCGCATCGCCGACCTCGACACCGACGCCCTCGCCGACGCGGCCGAGGCGTTCGGCGTCGGCGGCAACTGGGACCTGCTGGTCAACACGTTCTCCGGCGACGTGCCCCCGGCCCGCGACCGCCTCGACCTCGCCAACGCCGCGATCGGCCAGGGCCGCGTGCTGATGAGCCCGCTCGCGATGGCCGTCGTCGCCGCCGCGATCGCGGACGGCACCCCGCGCTACCCGCGCCTGGTGCTCGACGACCGGCCCCCGCGCACCTCCCCGCCGGCGAACCCGGCGATCGTGCCCCAGCCGGGCACGGTCCCGAGCACCGAGCCGCCGGTGCCGCCGTCCCCGTCACCGACGCCCGAGTTCGTCCCGGCCGAGGACGACCGCCCGACGCTGCCGCCGCTCCCCTACGCCTCGGAGCTGCGCGAGCTCCTCCAGGTCGGCGCGAGCCACGGCACCGCGAAGCCGGCCCACGTGCGGCCGACCGTCGGCGCCACCACCGGCACCGCCCTCTACGGCAGCGACACCGAGCCCGGCCGCCACGCCTGGCTGGTCGGGTACAACGGGAACATCGCGTTCGCCGTCATCGTCGAGCGCGGCACCAGCGGCGCCGCGACCGCCGGCCCGCTCGCGCGGGCGTTCCTGAACGCGATCCTCTGA
- a CDS encoding hemerythrin domain-containing protein — translation MTGAPTTAEPPTVPTDPAPAYRVPADFVPAETRTMGTVHNALRRDLPRVRAVLDTLPYPHDRQRVALADHLLMMMAFLHKHHSAEEIGLYPLVRRDPAAAALLDEMEADHDALDPGIAAVESAARAYRLDAAAREAVIAALDLLNPVLMPHLDREEQLLMPVVERTVSKAEWDAWEKGIAKGRSLGELATEGHWILDGATPDEVDLMLALVPGPMRWILLNVSGRGHRKRAFARWWTQEYSPWKVACGGSNSVTVSASPEQVWAVLTDVTRVGEWSHECRSARWLAGSGGVGARFVGANQAAWSRWKRPCVVTAWEPGRLFAFRTQGPRLVRDCSEWTFALEPVPGGGTRITQTFRILSLPVPVERLIWLTLPPHRIAPPPSPATSSASAPSPPAAATPVRKG, via the coding sequence ATGACCGGCGCCCCCACCACCGCCGAGCCCCCGACCGTGCCGACCGACCCCGCGCCCGCGTACCGCGTCCCCGCCGACTTCGTGCCGGCCGAGACCCGCACGATGGGCACCGTCCACAACGCCCTGCGACGCGACCTGCCGCGCGTCCGGGCCGTGCTCGACACCCTGCCGTACCCGCACGACCGTCAGCGCGTGGCGCTCGCCGACCACCTGCTGATGATGATGGCGTTCCTGCACAAGCACCATTCCGCCGAGGAGATCGGGCTCTACCCGTTGGTCCGGCGCGACCCGGCGGCCGCCGCGCTGCTCGACGAGATGGAGGCCGACCACGACGCCCTCGACCCCGGCATCGCCGCGGTGGAGAGCGCCGCTCGGGCCTACCGGCTCGACGCGGCGGCGCGCGAGGCCGTGATCGCCGCCCTCGATCTGCTCAACCCGGTGCTGATGCCGCACCTGGACCGGGAGGAGCAACTCCTCATGCCGGTCGTCGAACGGACCGTCAGCAAGGCCGAGTGGGACGCCTGGGAGAAGGGCATCGCCAAGGGCCGCTCGCTGGGCGAGTTGGCCACCGAGGGGCACTGGATCCTCGACGGGGCGACCCCGGACGAGGTCGACCTGATGCTCGCCCTCGTCCCCGGGCCCATGCGCTGGATCCTGCTGAACGTCTCCGGCCGCGGCCACCGCAAGCGCGCCTTCGCTCGCTGGTGGACCCAGGAGTACTCCCCGTGGAAGGTCGCGTGCGGCGGCAGCAACAGCGTCACCGTCTCCGCGTCACCGGAGCAGGTGTGGGCCGTGCTGACCGACGTCACCCGCGTCGGTGAGTGGAGCCACGAGTGCCGCAGCGCCCGCTGGCTCGCCGGGTCCGGTGGCGTGGGTGCCCGCTTCGTCGGCGCGAATCAGGCGGCCTGGTCGCGCTGGAAGCGCCCCTGCGTCGTCACCGCCTGGGAGCCGGGCCGGCTCTTCGCGTTCCGCACCCAGGGCCCGCGGCTGGTTCGCGACTGCTCGGAGTGGACCTTCGCCCTCGAGCCCGTCCCCGGCGGGGGCACCCGCATCACGCAGACGTTCCGGATCCTGAGCCTGCCCGTCCCCGTCGAGCGGCTGATCTGGCTGACCCTGCCGCCGCACCGCATCGCACCGCCGCCCTCGCCGGCGACCTCGAGCGCCTCGGCGCCCTCGCCGCCCGCCGCCGCCACCCCTGTCAGAAAAGGGTGA